GCCGCGCGGAGTCAGGGGGCCGCCCTGTCGGCCAGGCCGTGCTCGCGGCGTGACCGAAGGGGCTCCTCCTGGGCGGCGTCGGCCGCGGGAGCGGTGACGACCTTGGGGAGGGCGCCCGGGTGCTCCCGCGCGAGCCAGCCGACCAGCTCCTCCCGTACGGCGCACCGCGTCGTCCACAGGTCGTCGGCGTCCTTGGCGGTCACGATCGCGCGTACCGTGATGCCGGTCGGCGAGGTGTCGGTGACCGCGAGGTCCCAGGCCCGCCCGTCCCATGTGGCGCACGTGCCGAGGAACTCCTCCAGGTGCTTCCGCGCGAGGGCGACCGGCGTCGTGTGGTCGCAGTGGACGAAGACCGCCCCCGTCATCTCCGCGCCGCCGCGCGACCAGTTCTCGAACGGCCGCGAGGTGAAGTACGAGACGGGCAGCGTGACACGGCGCTCGTCCCAGGTCCGGACCGTCAGGAAGGTGAGGGTCACCTCCTCCACGACACCCCATTCGCCGTCCACGACGACGGTGTCCCCGATGCGGACCATGTCGCCGAACGCGATCTGGAAGCCGGCGAAGAGGTTGCTCAGCGTCGACTGGGCCGCCACGCCCGCCACGATGCCGATGATGCCGGCCGAGGCGAGCAGGGACGTGCCGAGGGTCCGGAAGGAGGGGAAGGTGACGAGGGCCGCGGCGGCGGCGATCACCCCGACGCCGACAGACACCACCCGCATGATCAGCGTGACCTGGGTACGGACCCGGCGGAGCCGGGCGGCGTCGCGTGAGCGTCCGGCGTACCG
This sequence is a window from Streptomyces sp. NBC_00691. Protein-coding genes within it:
- a CDS encoding mechanosensitive ion channel family protein translates to MESAIRLAISVGGSALAALAVCRVADLLARFADARHPETPLWGLLRRCRTPLYVVVMAALLRWTYPMASPDRGPLVEHAEAVSRFLLLCLIGGGAWLTVRTVAAVVESSYARYAGRSRDAARLRRVRTQVTLIMRVVSVGVGVIAAAAALVTFPSFRTLGTSLLASAGIIGIVAGVAAQSTLSNLFAGFQIAFGDMVRIGDTVVVDGEWGVVEEVTLTFLTVRTWDERRVTLPVSYFTSRPFENWSRGGAEMTGAVFVHCDHTTPVALARKHLEEFLGTCATWDGRAWDLAVTDTSPTGITVRAIVTAKDADDLWTTRCAVREELVGWLAREHPGALPKVVTAPAADAAQEEPLRSRREHGLADRAAP